In Desulfomonile tiedjei DSM 6799, a genomic segment contains:
- a CDS encoding universal stress protein, producing MIPKKILVCTDFSENSVPARVLAIEFARAFQAELLILHVVNTRFFGYPTFADRIPMDLALIQQNIEEGAAEELELLANDSSREVEHVRAFRRSGAPAEEIIKFAEEEGVGLIVMGTHGWTGVRHLILGSTAENVVRMANCPVLTVRVE from the coding sequence ATGATTCCCAAGAAAATACTTGTTTGTACAGATTTTTCCGAGAACTCCGTTCCGGCGAGGGTCCTTGCCATCGAATTTGCGCGCGCTTTTCAGGCCGAGCTTTTGATCCTTCATGTCGTAAATACCCGTTTTTTCGGTTATCCTACCTTTGCAGACCGTATTCCTATGGATTTGGCTCTGATTCAACAGAATATCGAAGAAGGGGCTGCTGAAGAATTGGAGTTGCTTGCAAATGATAGCAGCCGGGAAGTAGAGCACGTTCGAGCGTTCCGCCGTTCCGGAGCCCCCGCAGAAGAGATTATCAAATTCGCGGAGGAAGAAGGCGTTGGGCTCATTGTGATGGGCACTCACGGCTGGACCGGTGTGAGACACCTTATACTCGGGAGTACCGCAGAAAATGTGGTTCGGATGGCCAATTGTCCGGTGCTTACCGTACGCGTCGAGTAG
- a CDS encoding Hsp20/alpha crystallin family protein, whose amino-acid sequence MFDLISRGENEREIRPSDRIRKLYQEMDAFISRFKEFGIASAEGFFPAVDVSETEKEMIVRAELPGMTCEELDLSVSSNVLTIRGEKKAEHMENQEDVRMNECFFGRFSRSVTLPSQIDQDAVEAEYKQGVLTVKLLKSGASEQGVSQITVQ is encoded by the coding sequence ATGTTTGATCTTATATCGCGTGGAGAAAATGAACGGGAAATTCGGCCCTCCGATCGGATAAGAAAATTATATCAAGAAATGGACGCGTTTATCAGCCGGTTCAAAGAATTCGGGATCGCATCTGCAGAAGGGTTCTTTCCGGCAGTCGACGTTTCGGAAACTGAAAAAGAGATGATCGTCAGGGCGGAATTACCGGGAATGACGTGCGAAGAATTGGACTTAAGCGTTAGCAGTAACGTACTGACCATCCGAGGAGAAAAGAAAGCAGAACATATGGAAAACCAAGAAGATGTACGCATGAATGAGTGCTTCTTCGGCCGTTTTTCCAGATCGGTGACTCTGCCAAGTCAAATTGACCAAGACGCGGTAGAGGCTGAATACAAACAAGGGGTGCTCACGGTAAAGCTTCTGAAGTCTGGGGCCTCCGAACAGGGAGTGTCGCAGATAACAGTTCAATAA
- a CDS encoding arginine N-succinyltransferase, with product MLVIRPVELRDLDRLYELANLAGFGLTSLPKDKEVLRKRILESVHTFEKPIHRPGGELYIFVLEDLEKNIVAGTSCIVSKVGGFEPFYAYKLQTMVHRSRPLNISKEIPALVLVAEHNGPTEIGGLFLAPDYRKHGAGRLLSLFRFLYMTLHADSFEKKVIAEMRGVVDDSGYSPFWEALGRHFFDMDYAKADLLSVADKSFIADLMPIYPIYVSLLPPEAREVIGKVHEKAQPALSMLQDEGFTFSGMVDIFEAGPIIECALDRVRIIRESRITAIDQITIEEVDSPTFVIARAEGSFRAGIAPLDQTPREGIRVNARIAKALDLSLGAKIIVSPLRPSDSLQGGPG from the coding sequence ATGCTGGTTATTCGTCCAGTTGAATTAAGAGATTTGGACCGGTTGTATGAGCTGGCTAATCTGGCGGGATTCGGATTGACCTCACTGCCCAAGGATAAGGAAGTACTGAGGAAAAGAATCCTTGAATCTGTGCATACTTTCGAAAAGCCAATACATCGACCGGGAGGAGAGTTGTATATTTTTGTTTTGGAGGATCTGGAGAAAAACATTGTCGCCGGGACCAGTTGTATTGTCTCAAAAGTTGGCGGATTCGAACCCTTTTACGCATACAAATTGCAGACAATGGTGCATCGGTCGAGACCGTTGAACATTTCGAAGGAGATACCCGCTCTTGTGTTGGTTGCTGAACACAACGGGCCCACGGAAATCGGCGGACTGTTTTTGGCTCCGGATTATCGGAAACACGGGGCCGGACGCTTACTGTCTCTGTTTCGTTTTCTCTACATGACCTTGCACGCGGACTCCTTTGAAAAAAAGGTCATTGCCGAGATGCGAGGAGTTGTCGACGACAGCGGATATTCCCCATTCTGGGAAGCTCTGGGGAGACATTTTTTCGATATGGATTATGCAAAAGCCGATCTTCTCAGTGTTGCCGATAAGAGCTTTATTGCAGACCTTATGCCCATATATCCCATTTACGTATCGCTGCTGCCTCCTGAAGCTCGAGAAGTTATCGGAAAAGTTCATGAAAAAGCGCAGCCTGCATTGAGCATGCTCCAGGATGAAGGTTTCACCTTCAGCGGAATGGTAGACATCTTTGAAGCAGGTCCAATCATCGAATGCGCCCTGGATCGGGTCCGCATCATTCGGGAGAGCCGTATTACAGCGATCGACCAAATCACGATTGAAGAGGTTGATTCCCCCACGTTTGTAATTGCACGTGCTGAAGGCAGTTTCCGAGCCGGCATTGCTCCGTTGGATCAGACCCCCCGAGAGGGAATTCGCGTAAACGCCCGCATTGCAAAGGCTCTTGACCTTTCCCTGGGTGCAAAAATCATTGTCTCTCCTTTGCGGCCTTCTGATTCGCTTCAAGGCGGCCCAGGGTAA
- the astD gene encoding succinylglutamate-semialdehyde dehydrogenase encodes METHYIDDLWIEGSGDEFVSTDPATERINWKGRAATGKEVDAAYRAALRAFEKWSDLPAEERIGYSQSFKEKVIEHRDELAECISRESGKPLWESYTEVDAIVGKVGLSIEAHKERRHDAKQDLGGAASALRYRPHGVIAVFGPFNLPGHLPHGHIIPALIAGNTVVFKPSEQAPLVAQKLMECWIEADLPPGVLNLVQGGRETGMAVAQSPLLAGLFFTGSVAAGRALHMSFAGQPEKIIALELGGNNPLIVTEIDDTESAAYIAVQSTYITSGQRCTCARRLVVPAGNEGDLFIAALMSLIDRIQIGPYTDTPEPFMGPVISRKARDELLAAQERLSKQGGRILTEMTSLDRPGHFLTPGLIDVTQVPDRPDEEIFGPLLQVIRVANFEQALHEANNTAFGLSAGLISRNPKLYERFRKRIRAGVVNWNRQTTGASGRLPFGGLGRSGNHRPSGFFAADYCSDPVAYLEVERPATMPDRSIGIIPR; translated from the coding sequence ATGGAAACACATTACATAGATGACCTTTGGATCGAGGGAAGTGGCGACGAGTTTGTCTCCACCGATCCGGCCACTGAAAGGATCAACTGGAAAGGCCGGGCCGCGACAGGGAAAGAGGTTGATGCAGCATATCGTGCAGCACTCCGGGCATTCGAGAAGTGGTCGGACCTTCCTGCAGAAGAGCGTATCGGGTACTCGCAGTCCTTCAAAGAAAAGGTCATTGAACACAGAGACGAACTCGCCGAGTGTATCAGTCGAGAATCGGGAAAGCCACTGTGGGAATCGTACACTGAGGTAGACGCCATAGTCGGAAAAGTCGGCTTATCGATAGAAGCCCACAAAGAGCGGCGACACGACGCGAAACAAGACCTCGGAGGTGCCGCATCTGCACTCCGATACAGACCCCACGGTGTTATTGCCGTTTTCGGACCGTTCAACTTACCCGGACATCTACCTCACGGACACATTATCCCAGCGCTCATTGCAGGAAATACGGTCGTATTCAAACCAAGCGAACAGGCTCCCCTGGTTGCTCAAAAGCTAATGGAATGCTGGATTGAAGCGGATCTTCCCCCTGGCGTTCTCAATCTGGTTCAGGGTGGCCGCGAAACCGGCATGGCAGTAGCACAGAGTCCGCTGCTCGCCGGACTCTTCTTCACAGGAAGTGTTGCTGCCGGAAGAGCGCTCCACATGTCGTTCGCAGGTCAGCCAGAGAAGATTATTGCGCTGGAATTGGGCGGCAACAATCCTCTGATAGTCACTGAGATAGACGATACTGAATCCGCAGCCTACATTGCCGTTCAATCCACGTACATTACATCAGGGCAGAGATGCACTTGTGCTCGAAGACTGGTCGTCCCCGCGGGAAATGAAGGAGATCTCTTTATCGCGGCACTTATGTCTCTGATAGACAGAATACAAATCGGCCCTTATACGGATACTCCCGAACCGTTCATGGGACCGGTGATCTCCCGAAAGGCTCGGGATGAACTGCTTGCGGCTCAGGAACGGTTGAGTAAGCAAGGTGGACGTATTCTGACGGAAATGACATCGCTCGATAGACCGGGACATTTTCTCACGCCCGGTCTCATAGACGTAACGCAGGTTCCCGATCGGCCGGATGAGGAGATCTTCGGACCGTTGCTCCAGGTCATAAGGGTTGCCAATTTCGAACAGGCTCTGCACGAGGCGAACAATACTGCATTTGGACTGTCAGCCGGTCTGATCAGTAGAAATCCGAAGCTATATGAACGATTTAGGAAGAGAATTCGTGCCGGTGTAGTAAATTGGAACCGCCAGACAACAGGTGCAAGCGGCAGATTACCGTTCGGCGGCCTTGGTAGGAGCGGAAATCACCGTCCCAGCGGTTTTTTCGCTGCTGATTACTGCTCGGACCCTGTTGCCTACCTCGAAGTGGAGCGGCCCGCGACCATGCCGGATCGCAGCATCGGCATCATTCCCCGTTGA